A segment of the Lolium perenne isolate Kyuss_39 chromosome 3, Kyuss_2.0, whole genome shotgun sequence genome:
ttgatgcgtgtggttggcacgtccgttgggaaccccaagaggaaggtgtgatgcgcacagcggcaagtttccctcagtaagaaaccaaggtttaatcggaccagtaggagtcaagaagcacgttgaaggttgatggcggcgggatgtagtgcggcgcaacaccagagattccggcgccaacgtggaacctgcacatcacaaccaaagtactttgccccaacgaaacagtgaggttgtcaatctcaccggcttgctgtaacaaagggttaaccgtattgtgtggaagatgattgtttgcagaaaacagtagaacaagtattgcagtagattgtatttcagtaaagagaattggaccggggtccacagttcactagaggtgtctctcccataagacaaacagcatgttgggtgaacaaattacagttgggcaattgacaaataaagagggcatgacaatgcacatacatatcatgatgagtatagtgagatttaattgggcattacgacaaagtacatagaccgccatccaactgcatctatgcctaaaaagtgcaccttcaggttatcatccgaaccccctccagtattaagttgcaaagcaacagacaattgtattaagtatggtgcgtaatgtaatcaacaactacatccttagacatagcatcaatgttttatccctagtggcaacagcacaacacaaccttagaactttctgtcctttgtcctgtgtcaatgcaggcatgaacccactatcgagcataaatactccctcttggagttacaagcatctacttggccagagcatctactagtaacggagagcatgcaagatcataaacaacacatagatataactttgataatcaacataacaagtattctctattcatcggatcccaacaaacgcaacatatagaattacagatagatgatcttgatcatgttaggcagctcacaagatccgacaatgatagcacaatggggagaagacaaccatctagctactgctatggacccatagtccaggggtagactactcacacatcacaccggaggcgaccatggcggcgtagagtcctccgggagatgattcccctctccggcagggtgccggaggcgatctcttggatcccccgagatgggatcggcggcggcgtctctggaaggttttccgtatcgtggctctcggtactgggggtttcgtcacggaggctttaagtaggcggaagggcaggtcaagaggcggcacgagggcccacaccacagggccgcacggccaaggggggggccgcgccgccctagggtgtggccccctcgtggcccctcttcgtctcttcttcggacttctggaagcttcgtggcaaaataggaccctgggcgttgatttcgtccaattccgagaatatttcgttactaggatttctgaaaccaaaaacagcagaaaacagcaactggcacttcggcatcttgttaataggttagttccagaaaatgcacgaatatgacataaagtgtgcataaaacatgtagataacatcaataatgtggcatggaacataagaaattatcgatacgtcggagacgtatcacgcggcAACGCTCGTCCAAGCGCGAAAAAGTCAACGGCTGGAAATTTCCTCCCCCCCGCGCCCGCGCCCTCATTTCCCCACCTACCGCCAGCGCGAAATCCAGCCACCGCCGGTCgactccgccgccgcccccgctTCTGCGCGCCGCCGCGTCGTAGATCCGCATCGCCCTCACCTCCTCCTGGTAGCGGCGGACGCTCCGCCGCACTGTGTCGCTCGCGCTGCCGCCAACGACGAGTTTTAGTCGGCGCTCCTTCTCCGTGGCCCCCTTCGCGCCGCCGTCGCATTCTCCTCCGCGCAGGCGTCGAcatgtcgtcctcgtcgtcctcgagcTTGCTAGCAACATGGCACGCCCATGGTGCTCGCCCATTTGCTCGCAAGGTATGAACCTCCGCCGGCCGGCCTCTATTACTCGCCAATTATCTACAATAGTTCATAGTGAAGTAATTTTATACATATGTTTGTAGAGTTCATCATATgattcatcggatgacgagttcgaccaagaagaagaggagaacatatcgatactattagcataccgcgccgttaagaggccaaaatttggtggatcggtgttcggtagacagaagttgtggagagaaaggattgaagggcatgagaagttgatgcggtcgtatttcaatgagaatccgattttccccgaaagctattttcggcggcgtttccggatgagtctcaacttgttcaagcacattgcatcggaggtcaccaaatatgatcgcttctttgagcaaaggaggaatgccgccggagaacttggtcatagcacatatcaaaaggtgaccgccgccttgcgtatgttggcatatggtataccggcggatcttattgatgatcatttggccatgggagagagcacttctatcttgtgtgtgaagcgctttgtcgttgcaattgtcaatgtctttggctccacatacttgagagcccccaatgctcaagacacggcaagacttttggagatcaacgccaaccgggggtttcccggtatgcttggttccattgattgtatgcattggagttggaagaattgtccagcggcatggcatggacaattcaaaggctacaagaaggatgccaccatagtacttgaagcggtgaccgaccaagagacttggatatggcatgctttctttggaatgcccggatcttgcaatgacatcaatgttcttcaacggtcaccactaatgacaagacttgcaattcgggaaggtccattggtggagtttgaagcaaatggccacaagtacaactatggctacttcctcgccgacggcatatatccaaggtggcaaacatttgtgaagccaattattcaaccaagaggtaagaagcaaacccaattccacaatgcacaagcggcggctaggaaagatgtagagagagcatttgggattttgcaagcccaatttgccattgttagaggaccggctagattttgggatcaataatgcctttggtatatcatgaccgtgtgtgtaatcatgcacaacatgattatagaggatgatcgcggaaaagatgtggatcatACCCACTACGACTTGATGGGGGTTCCCGTTTAAGTGAGGAGATCCGCACATAGGATTGCCCGATTCATTGCCTCATACCATGCCATTCGGTGCAACGACATACATGAtgagcttcaaaaagatctcatggaagaatggtggaattggaatggacaacaatagttgcatatttggtgtatttgtttgaaaactatgtgttgtattgtctgaaaaccatgttgtattgttgtatgttGGACGTGTTGTATTTGGTGTGAAGTATTGTTGTGAACAATGTATTGTATTTGGATGGTACAATTTATTTGTGAATTTTTATATATTGTTCGATCTTGTTGGATGCATACTTGTGTGTGTTTGTCATTTGCGCCGCgcccgcgcgctgcaaaatggcgcgtccggcggaggtgctattttaccgcgccaacgcgcgctgcaaaatggcgcaCCCGGCGGGGGAGAAATCGCTCCGGCGCGCGGCAACGGTTTACAGCGCGCAGAATCTGAGGTTTAGCGCACCGCGATATAGCGCgcctgctggagatgctcttaagccTTAATTCAGGTTTGTTGAGGTATTTCCAAACCATCtaccaaggtagacaaagcaaagtttagtatttgcaaaaagtagccataggcttgcatatgcctttttcttatttaagatctttcctttttattttgtttttcaaaggttggtgacaagagggatgaggtttagggtttagtggggttcaccatggttcaccaccatttagcaaaataagaaaggtagggttcaagatttacatattagggttatatgcccacatatgtctgtttcttttattttgggtttctcagaaTTGATCCCCTttgtttttgagaaggttagggtttagggttttgggaatgtgttcaaaaataataaacacacaatcatggcaaaacacaagtatttggtaggagcactatgcatagcactctatgtaggaaaagtttttgttggttctcatttttgaaaaagggaaatttattttctctttgttttcaaatttggggtgttacactcaaggaggaggtttcttcaacagaatttacattcttaccttgtggagctctttccgtgtgccattcagagtagttgatcatcatatcatcaagaagctttgttgcggcgcccaacgtgatggacataaaagtaccccagcagctgaatccaataggttctgcgaagaaaaattcagtcatgcataaaaggtttggatgatcatccaagtagtcagtccatgggtagggaaattctttaccaaagatttcattctttcccatgcttgggcaacatgctcattatccaattgcttaaaattcattatgctacttctcaaagatataattttagcaggaggataatatctaccaatgaaagcatccttacatttagtccgagaatcaatactatttttaggcaaagatagcaaccaatctttagatcttcctcttaaggagaaaggaaacaatttcaattttataatgtcaccatctacatccttatacttttgcatttcacatagttcaacaaaattattaagatgggcagtagcatcatcagaactaacaccagaaaattgctctctcataacaagattaagtaaagcaggtttaatttcataaaattctgttgtagtagcaggtggagcaataggtgtgcatatgaaatcattattatttgtgctagtgaagtcacacaacttagtattctcaggagtacccattttagcagtagtaaataaagcaaactaaataaagtaatgcaagtaactaattttttgtgtttttgatatagagaacgcaaacaagacagtaaataaagtaatgcaagtaactaattttttgtgtttttgatatagagaacaaacaaagcagtaaataaaataaagtaaatcaatacaataacaaagtaaagagattggatgtgggagactccccttgcagcgtgtcttgatctccccgacaacggcgccagaaatttagcttgatgacgcgtaaagcacacgcccgttgggaaccccaagtggaaggtgtgatgcgtatagcagcaagtttccctcagtaagaaaccaaggtttatcgaaccagtaggagtcaagggccacgtgaaggtcgttggtgacggagtgtagtgcggcgcaacaccagggatttcggcgccaacgtggaacctgcacaacacaatcaaaatactttgccccaacgtaacagtgaggttgtcaatctcaccggcttgctgtaaacaaaggattaaatgtatggtgtggaaaatgatgtttgtttgcgaagaacagcagagaacaataattgcagtagattgtattcagatgtaaaagaatggaccagggtccacagttcactagtggtgtctctccaataagataaatagcatgttgggtgaacaaattacagttgggcaattgacaaatagagagggcataacaattcatatacatatcatgatgattaatatgagatttacttagggcattacgacaaagtacatagaccgctatccagcattcatctatgcctaaaaagtccaccttcgggttagcatccgcaccccttccagtgttaagttgcaaacaacagacaattgcattaagtatggtgcgtaatgtaatcaacacaaatatctttagacaaagcattgatgttttatccctagtggcaacagcacatccacaaccttagaactttctatcactgtcccagattcaatggaggcatgaacccactatcgagcataaatactccctcttggagtcacaagtatcaacttggccagagcctctactagcaacggagagcatgcaagatcataaacaacacatatatgatagatcaataatcaacttgacatagtattccatattcatcggatcccaacaaacacaacatgtagcattacaaatagatgatcttgatcatgataggcagctcacaagatctaacatgttagcacaatgaggagaagacaaccatctagctactgtcatggacccatagtccaaggatgaactactcacacatcagtctggaggcgatcatggtgatgtagagtcctccgggagatgattcccctctccggcagggtgccggaggtgatctcctgaatcccccgagatgagattggcggcggcgtctctggaactttttccgtatcgtggctctcgataatagggtttttgcgacggagagtttaagtaggcgggagggcagagtcggagggctgacgaggggcccacaccatagaccGGCGCGGGCCacatccaggccgcgccgccctatggtttggccacctcgtggccccacttcgtatgctcctcggtcttctggaagctccgtggaaaaataagaccctgtgcgttgatttcgtccaattccgagaatatttctttgtaggatttctgaaaccaaaaacaacacaaaacaggaactggagcttcggcatcttgtcaataggttagtgccggaaaatgcataataatgacataaagtgtgtataaaacatgtgagtattgtcataaaagtagcatggaacataagaaattatagatacgtttgagacgtatcacgtacCTGCTGCTCTATGTCGATGACATCATCTTAACGGCCAGCTCCACGGACCTACTGCGATAGCTCACCGAGCGTCTTCGCGCTGAGTTTGCCCTCAAGGACTTGGGGTCcctgcactacttcctcggcatcgaggtcgtaCGTCGCACCGACGGCTTCTTCCTCCATCAGCGCAAGTACGCCCATGAGCTCCTGGACAGCGCCGGTATGCTTAATTGCGAACCCGCGGCCACGCGTGTCGACACGAAGTCCAAGCTCTTCGCCACAGATGGTTCCTTGGCCACGGACACGTCATCTTATcgctccatcgtcggtgcccTGCAGTACCTCACCTTGACTCGCCCCGAGCTGCAGTATGCCATTCAGCAGGTGTGCCTTCACATGCACGCTCCGCGGGATCCTCATTGGGCTACGGTCAAGCGGATCCTCCGCTACATTCGTGGTACCATGGACTTCGGTCTCTCCCTCCACGCCTCCACCGCCACGGACATCGTCGCCTACTCAGACGCCCATTGGGCAGGTTGCCCCGACACGCGTCACTCCATGTCTGGCAACTGCGTCTACTTCGGACCTTCGCTCATCTCCTGGTCGTCTAAGCAACAGCCCACGGTCTCTCGCTCCAGCGCCGAAGCGGAGTACCGAGCTGTTGCTAACGCGGTTGCTGAAGTCTCCTGGCTGCGGCAACTCCTCGTTGATCTCTCATGTCCTGTCGCCAAAGCCATCGTGGTCTACTGCGACAACATCTCCgccgtctacctctccgccaacccggtccaccatcgccgcaccaagcatattgaggtggacatccactttgttcgggAACAGGTGGCACTTGGACACATTCGAGTACTTCATGTGCCCACCTCCCAATAATTTGCGGATATCATGACCAAGGATCTCCCTACGGAATCATTTGAGGAGTTTCGGTCCAGTCTATGCTTTCGACCAGACGACGCTTCGACTGTGGGggggtgttgagatacatatcttgtatatccggatgtgtatcctct
Coding sequences within it:
- the LOC127339297 gene encoding uncharacterized mitochondrial protein AtMg00810-like, producing the protein MSSSSSSSLLATWHAHGARPFARKLTERLRAEFALKDLGSLHYFLGIEVVRRTDGFFLHQRKYAHELLDSAGMLNCEPAATRVDTKSKLFATDGSLATDTSSYRSIVGALQYLTLTRPELQYAIQQVCLHMHAPRDPHWATVKRILRYIRGTMDFGLSLHASTATDIVAYSDAHWAGCPDTRHSMSGNCVYFGPSLISWSSKQQPTVSRSSAEAEYRAVANAVAEVSWLRQLLVDLSCPVAKAIVVYCDNISAVYLSANPVALGHIRVLHVPTSQ